One Mycolicibacter sp. MU0083 DNA window includes the following coding sequences:
- a CDS encoding dienelactone hydrolase family protein, whose product MASIKRLYAALNRPGPHRVLRGDLAYAGLAGVVYTPESGYRLPAVAFGHDWLTGADRYAGLLEHLASWGIVAAAPDTGRGLAPSVLEAAADLGCALEITTEIRLGRGRISVNRDRLAVAGHGFGGSAAVFAAAGLSVKPRAVAAIFPTVTTPPAEQAAATLDVPGVVFSSPDAPKALRSNAVELAHAWPGSTLRVIGKASAAGLPQGRRLAGFFGLPTSDRRTQRRVRALLTGYLLAQLVGDKTYRAFADPQVALPKTEALEALPEPVSPEEKFAALFA is encoded by the coding sequence ATGGCCAGCATCAAGCGTCTTTACGCCGCGTTGAACCGCCCCGGCCCGCATCGCGTGCTGCGGGGCGATCTGGCCTATGCGGGCCTGGCCGGGGTGGTGTACACCCCCGAGTCCGGCTACCGCCTTCCCGCAGTGGCCTTCGGGCACGACTGGCTGACCGGGGCCGACCGTTACGCCGGACTGCTGGAGCACCTGGCGTCGTGGGGCATCGTGGCCGCGGCACCTGACACCGGGCGGGGTCTGGCTCCGTCGGTGCTGGAGGCGGCCGCCGACCTGGGCTGTGCGTTGGAGATCACCACCGAGATCCGGTTGGGGCGCGGCCGCATCAGTGTCAACCGGGACCGCCTGGCCGTCGCCGGCCACGGTTTCGGCGGTTCGGCTGCGGTGTTCGCCGCTGCGGGCCTATCGGTGAAACCCCGGGCGGTGGCCGCGATCTTTCCGACGGTCACCACTCCCCCCGCCGAGCAGGCGGCGGCGACGCTGGATGTGCCCGGCGTGGTGTTCAGCAGCCCGGACGCTCCGAAGGCGCTGCGCTCCAACGCCGTCGAGCTGGCGCATGCCTGGCCCGGTTCGACGCTGCGGGTGATCGGCAAGGCGTCGGCCGCCGGCCTGCCGCAGGGCCGGCGCCTGGCCGGTTTCTTCGGATTGCCGACATCCGACCGGCGCACCCAGCGGCGGGTGCGTGCCCTGTTGACCGGCTATCTGCTGGCACAGCTGGTGGGCGACAAGACCTACCGGGCCTTCGCCGATCCGCAGGTGGCGCTGCCCAAAACCGAAGCGCTGGAAGCCTTGCCGGAGCCGGTGAGCCCGGAGGAGAAGTTCGCCGCGCTGTTCGCCTAG
- a CDS encoding LLM class F420-dependent oxidoreductase → MRIGVQLGYSGGFKEAVGHLVELERVGIDVVAVAEAYSFDAISQLGYLAAKTSRVELLTGVLPIYTRTPALLAMTAAGLDYVSDGRFALGIGTSGPQVIEGFHGVPFDAPLGRTREVVEICRSVWRRERLDYDGKHYQLPLPADRGTGLGKPLKLINHPVRTRIPISIAALGPKNVELTAEIADGWQPVFFYPERAADVWGEALEAGAAKRDPALGPLDVIVGASLAIGDDVEDRLQWAKPQLALYIGGMGAKGRNFYHNLATRYGFGEVADRIQELYLAGRKAEAIAAVPDDLVRHTSLIGPRGLIAERLAAYAEAGVTTLLVGPLTADPGESLRYVEELRALLPG, encoded by the coding sequence ATGCGAATCGGCGTGCAACTGGGCTACTCCGGCGGGTTCAAAGAGGCCGTCGGCCACCTCGTGGAACTGGAGCGGGTCGGGATCGACGTGGTCGCGGTCGCCGAGGCGTACTCGTTCGACGCCATCAGTCAGCTGGGATATCTGGCGGCCAAGACCTCGCGGGTCGAGCTCCTGACCGGGGTGCTGCCGATCTACACCCGCACCCCCGCCCTGCTGGCGATGACCGCCGCCGGCCTGGACTACGTCTCCGACGGGCGCTTCGCGCTGGGCATCGGCACCTCCGGGCCCCAGGTGATAGAGGGCTTCCACGGGGTGCCGTTCGACGCGCCGCTCGGCCGCACCCGCGAGGTGGTGGAGATCTGCCGGTCGGTGTGGCGCCGCGAACGACTCGACTACGACGGGAAGCACTATCAACTGCCGCTGCCCGCGGATCGCGGCACCGGCTTGGGTAAGCCGCTGAAGCTGATCAACCATCCGGTGCGGACGCGGATTCCGATCTCGATCGCCGCGCTGGGTCCGAAGAACGTCGAGTTGACCGCGGAGATCGCCGACGGCTGGCAGCCGGTGTTCTTCTACCCCGAACGCGCCGCCGACGTGTGGGGAGAGGCCCTGGAAGCCGGTGCCGCCAAACGTGATCCGGCATTGGGACCGCTGGATGTCATCGTCGGGGCGTCCCTGGCCATCGGCGACGACGTCGAGGATCGCCTGCAGTGGGCGAAACCGCAGTTGGCGCTATACATCGGCGGCATGGGCGCCAAAGGCCGTAATTTCTACCACAACCTGGCCACCCGCTACGGATTCGGCGAGGTCGCCGACCGCATTCAGGAGCTGTACCTGGCCGGGCGCAAGGCCGAGGCGATCGCCGCCGTACCCGACGACCTGGTCCGGCACACCTCGCTGATCGGTCCGCGCGGGCTCATCGCCGAACGGCTGGCCGCGTATGCCGAAGCCGGCGTGACGACGTTGCTGGTCGGGCCGCTGACCGCCGACCCGGGTGAGTCGTTGCGCTACGTGGAGGAATTGCGGGCCCTGCTGCCGGGCTGA
- the gjpA gene encoding outer membrane porin GjpA encodes MAVQQTLRPYVTAGIAIVGSGLIAAPPVAAPLPGPQVSRDVAFTSALGDLTGPWQDVFNATSENLTQLTNNFALAPFVGFQQFLANQAGFWDQMLNDPSSIPAVMQQMQDNLDAVMTAYTLLNASDETVQTVTWHTLSGTNETAMPPTIGHDALLLLLPLFLSEEQQETLGPIINFAASPFSGMLMGALGPAISPLVALYNGISDGDGLNEIFANMYGSFFNGATLNLDFLIPVIAESGLLPLPEEVVINHLDIAFGGMFSAGSVAPIYDAGGDGSVLVPAAGGSILNSLGMSIDASGLGLPIPPLEIASHAVGPIGAWLGWTQAIGEVLGMNWWNGKGMPVPPATPPLAGVDFPTLPDSMFDDGGPAADPGDSAGLSDLDLSGLLDALVAFGD; translated from the coding sequence ATGGCTGTGCAGCAAACCCTTCGCCCCTACGTCACCGCCGGCATCGCGATTGTCGGCTCCGGCCTGATCGCCGCCCCCCCGGTCGCGGCCCCGCTGCCCGGCCCCCAGGTGAGCCGCGACGTGGCATTCACCAGCGCTCTCGGTGACCTCACCGGGCCATGGCAGGACGTGTTCAACGCGACGTCGGAGAACCTCACCCAGCTGACGAACAACTTTGCTCTCGCCCCGTTCGTCGGATTCCAACAGTTCCTGGCCAACCAGGCCGGCTTCTGGGATCAGATGCTCAACGACCCGTCGTCGATTCCGGCGGTGATGCAGCAGATGCAGGACAACCTGGACGCGGTGATGACCGCCTACACCCTGCTGAACGCCAGCGACGAGACGGTCCAGACGGTTACCTGGCACACCCTCAGCGGGACCAATGAGACTGCGATGCCGCCGACTATCGGCCATGACGCGCTGCTGCTGCTTCTGCCGCTGTTCTTGTCCGAAGAGCAGCAGGAGACGCTGGGGCCGATCATCAACTTTGCGGCCTCCCCGTTCAGCGGGATGCTGATGGGCGCGCTGGGCCCGGCCATCAGCCCGTTGGTGGCGTTGTACAACGGCATCAGCGACGGCGACGGCCTCAATGAGATCTTCGCCAACATGTACGGCTCCTTCTTCAACGGCGCCACCCTCAATCTGGACTTCTTGATTCCGGTGATCGCGGAGTCGGGGCTGTTGCCGTTGCCGGAAGAAGTGGTCATCAACCACCTCGACATCGCCTTCGGCGGCATGTTCAGTGCGGGCAGCGTGGCCCCGATCTACGACGCGGGCGGCGACGGGAGCGTGTTGGTGCCGGCGGCCGGCGGCTCGATCCTCAACAGCCTGGGCATGAGCATCGACGCCAGCGGCCTCGGGCTGCCGATCCCGCCGCTGGAGATCGCAAGCCATGCGGTCGGCCCGATCGGAGCGTGGCTGGGCTGGACCCAGGCCATCGGCGAAGTGCTCGGCATGAATTGGTGGAACGGCAAGGGGATGCCGGTACCGCCGGCGACCCCGCCGTTGGCCGGCGTCGACTTCCCGACCCTGCCCGACAGCATGTTCGACGATGGCGGCCCCGCCGCCGACCCGGGCGACTCCGCCGGCCTGTCGGATCTGGACCTGTCGGGTCTTTTGGACGCACTGGTTGCCTTCGGCGACTGA
- a CDS encoding PGRS repeat-containing protein: MSRHTNGPADSHGNTASRRRNRMIGAGSAVAAFLAFGMTPLGAAPQAHADIEDLFTLDWLVPDADVAGPAAGFDLGDLSSFFGDASAFNAASLIDGLFYTPLHELAEFWINNPLGEFVNGTINTLAGQYLIGDGIDGTAENPDGGDGGLWFGDGGAGWSSDVAGVAGGDGGNALGFGNGGDGGAGGAGAMGGDGGIGGVFMGNGGDGGAGGDAVSGFASAAGGDGGAAMAWLFGNGGAGGAGGAGLAGAAGSFADGGTGTGGNGTAGANGGAGGVSGYLFGNGGAGGAGGAGGNAGNGAAGTAAHVNGGNGGSALSAKGGAGGAAGARGSNYFDSPFLGQAGQAGDGGDGGNAGNGGDAFADGSGAYLGNGGTGGAGGVGGAGDIGGTGGSGGNGGAGISGGNGGVGAAGGSSLDDNIGGTGGHGGNGGDATGAVGVIGTAGNGGQGGNGGSNDTGTGGAGGAAGAAGNGATDDATIKTIGGNGARGGSGGDGLIAGHGSNGTDGGTGTFKGGNGGAGGGGGSTVDGGTGGNGGAGGAGGVSTGWDGGDGNIYSQGGDGGIGGAGGSFGGVVLGVSANGGNGGAGGAGGSGATGVNVVSVGGNGGQGGAGGGGVGDDVSGNGGAGGNGGDGTASGGNGGTGGAGGGSSSVFGTVGGSGGTGGNGGDSGGVAVTVGNPAGFGASHAGNGGNGGLGGVGATSGVGGDAGDGGNGAGDVNGGNGGTGGVGGAGLAGTAGVSGNSLLGGGSTTPGGDGGTGGDAAAGGKGGNGGNSENGTGGNAGAGGVGGRGGAGGAGGDGGTDPTTGAGLAGGNGGQAGIGGAGGTAGTAGHGGAGDGATATDGNGGLGGTGGAGGAGGNGAAGTSSANAAGGNGHDGGAGGKGGNGGAGGTSGTGNGGSGGSGGAGGVAGNGGAGGNGGVDANGNGLAGGDGGNGGVGGHSGISGAGGDSTSGTDGTANLSLLGGKGGVGGAGGAGGNGLDGASVPTAAGADGGTGGAGGHGGNGGTGGGSDTNTGGAGGASGAGGHGGNGGDGGTGSAGSGANGDGLDGGNGGAGGKGGAAGTGGNGGASTSGNAGNGGNGAAGGGGGNGGDGGDGGAPAGTGTAGDGGDGGALGTGGAGGTGGTGNNDGATGPAGADGSAGNPGS, from the coding sequence ATGAGTCGTCACACCAACGGCCCGGCTGACTCCCACGGAAACACCGCATCGCGGCGCCGCAACCGGATGATCGGCGCCGGCAGCGCCGTCGCGGCGTTCCTCGCGTTCGGCATGACACCGCTGGGCGCCGCGCCGCAGGCCCATGCCGATATCGAGGACCTGTTCACTCTGGACTGGCTCGTGCCCGACGCGGACGTCGCCGGTCCCGCAGCCGGTTTCGACCTGGGCGATCTGAGCAGCTTCTTCGGCGACGCGTCGGCATTCAACGCCGCCTCGCTGATCGACGGGCTCTTCTACACCCCGCTGCATGAGTTGGCCGAGTTCTGGATCAACAACCCGCTGGGTGAATTCGTCAACGGCACCATCAACACACTGGCCGGCCAGTACCTGATCGGCGACGGCATCGACGGCACGGCGGAGAACCCCGACGGCGGTGACGGTGGCCTGTGGTTCGGCGACGGTGGTGCCGGCTGGAGCAGTGATGTGGCCGGCGTGGCCGGCGGTGACGGCGGCAACGCGCTGGGCTTCGGCAACGGCGGCGACGGTGGGGCCGGTGGCGCCGGTGCCATGGGTGGCGACGGCGGCATCGGCGGTGTCTTCATGGGCAACGGTGGCGACGGCGGGGCCGGCGGTGACGCCGTGAGCGGCTTCGCCAGCGCGGCCGGCGGCGACGGTGGCGCGGCGATGGCCTGGCTGTTCGGCAACGGTGGTGCCGGTGGTGCCGGTGGCGCCGGTCTGGCCGGCGCGGCCGGCAGCTTCGCCGACGGCGGCACCGGCACCGGCGGTAACGGCACGGCTGGCGCCAACGGTGGAGCCGGAGGGGTCAGTGGCTACCTGTTCGGCAACGGTGGTGCCGGTGGTGCCGGCGGTGCCGGCGGTAACGCCGGGAACGGCGCGGCCGGAACCGCTGCCCACGTCAACGGTGGCAACGGTGGCAGCGCGCTCTCGGCCAAGGGTGGTGCCGGCGGCGCGGCCGGCGCCCGCGGTTCGAACTACTTCGATTCGCCGTTCCTGGGGCAGGCCGGGCAGGCCGGTGACGGCGGCGATGGTGGTAACGCCGGCAACGGCGGTGACGCGTTCGCCGACGGCTCCGGCGCCTACCTCGGGAACGGCGGCACCGGCGGCGCCGGCGGTGTCGGTGGTGCCGGCGACATCGGCGGCACCGGTGGCAGCGGCGGTAACGGTGGTGCGGGCATCAGCGGCGGTAACGGTGGCGTCGGTGCCGCGGGCGGTAGCTCGCTGGATGACAACATCGGCGGCACGGGCGGCCACGGCGGTAACGGCGGTGACGCCACCGGCGCGGTCGGCGTCATCGGTACCGCCGGCAACGGTGGTCAAGGTGGTAACGGCGGCTCCAACGACACCGGTACCGGGGGTGCGGGTGGCGCCGCCGGTGCGGCCGGCAACGGAGCCACCGACGACGCCACCATCAAGACCATCGGCGGCAACGGTGCCCGCGGCGGCAGCGGCGGCGACGGTTTGATCGCCGGCCACGGCAGTAACGGCACCGACGGCGGCACCGGCACCTTCAAAGGCGGCAACGGTGGTGCCGGCGGCGGCGGCGGCTCCACCGTCGACGGCGGCACCGGCGGTAACGGTGGTGCCGGTGGTGCCGGCGGTGTCAGCACCGGTTGGGACGGCGGTGACGGCAACATCTACAGCCAGGGCGGCGACGGCGGCATCGGCGGTGCCGGCGGCTCCTTCGGTGGCGTAGTGCTCGGCGTTTCGGCTAACGGCGGCAACGGTGGTGCCGGCGGTGCCGGCGGTAGCGGCGCGACCGGGGTCAACGTGGTCAGCGTCGGCGGCAACGGCGGTCAAGGCGGCGCGGGTGGCGGTGGCGTCGGCGATGACGTCAGCGGCAACGGCGGCGCCGGCGGTAACGGCGGCGACGGCACCGCGTCCGGTGGCAACGGCGGCACCGGAGGTGCCGGTGGTGGCAGTTCGTCGGTGTTCGGCACCGTCGGCGGCAGCGGTGGCACCGGTGGTAACGGCGGCGACAGTGGCGGCGTAGCGGTCACGGTCGGCAACCCCGCCGGCTTCGGCGCCAGTCACGCCGGCAACGGCGGCAACGGCGGTTTGGGCGGTGTCGGCGCTACCAGTGGTGTCGGTGGCGACGCCGGTGACGGCGGCAACGGTGCCGGCGACGTCAACGGCGGCAACGGCGGTACCGGTGGTGTCGGCGGCGCGGGTTTGGCCGGCACCGCGGGGGTCTCTGGCAACAGCCTCCTGGGCGGCGGCTCGACCACGCCCGGCGGCGACGGCGGCACCGGCGGTGACGCCGCGGCCGGCGGCAAGGGCGGCAACGGCGGCAACTCGGAGAACGGCACCGGCGGCAACGCCGGCGCCGGCGGTGTGGGCGGTCGTGGCGGTGCGGGCGGTGCGGGCGGTGACGGCGGCACCGATCCGACCACCGGGGCAGGATTGGCCGGCGGTAACGGCGGTCAGGCAGGTATCGGAGGCGCGGGCGGGACCGCCGGTACCGCCGGGCACGGTGGCGCCGGTGACGGCGCCACCGCTACGGACGGCAACGGCGGCCTGGGCGGTACCGGTGGGGCCGGTGGGGCCGGTGGCAACGGCGCCGCGGGTACCAGCTCAGCCAACGCCGCCGGTGGCAACGGCCACGATGGCGGCGCGGGCGGTAAGGGCGGTAACGGTGGTGCCGGTGGCACGTCGGGCACCGGAAACGGTGGTTCCGGTGGTTCCGGTGGCGCCGGCGGTGTCGCCGGCAACGGTGGCGCCGGGGGCAACGGCGGTGTGGACGCCAATGGCAACGGTCTGGCCGGCGGTGACGGTGGTAACGGCGGGGTCGGCGGTCACAGCGGCATCAGTGGAGCCGGCGGCGACAGCACCAGCGGCACCGACGGCACCGCCAACCTCAGCCTCCTCGGCGGCAAGGGCGGCGTGGGCGGCGCGGGCGGCGCCGGCGGTAACGGCCTCGACGGGGCCAGCGTGCCCACCGCGGCCGGGGCCGACGGCGGCACCGGCGGTGCCGGTGGTCACGGCGGCAACGGCGGGACCGGCGGTGGCTCCGACACCAACACGGGCGGCGCCGGCGGCGCGTCCGGGGCCGGCGGCCACGGCGGCAACGGCGGCGACGGTGGGACCGGCAGCGCCGGGTCCGGCGCCAACGGCGATGGCCTCGACGGTGGCAACGGCGGCGCGGGCGGTAAGGGCGGCGCCGCAGGAACCGGCGGCAACGGCGGTGCGAGCACCAGCGGCAATGCCGGCAACGGCGGTAATGGGGCTGCCGGCGGTGGTGGCGGTAACGGCGGCGACGGCGGTGACGGCGGAGCGCCGGCCGGAACCGGCACCGCCGGAGACGGTGGCGACGGCGGTGCACTCGGCACCGGAGGCGCGGGCGGTACCGGTGGCACCGGTAACAACGACGGCGCCACCGGCCCCGCGGGCGCCGACGGAAGCGCCGGCAACCCGGGCAGCTAG
- the gjpA gene encoding outer membrane porin GjpA produces MQQTLRPYVTAGVAIVGASLVAATPVVAPPHGMTVVPDITLTASDAWADALNLASENLTQLMNNVNLAPGVAFQQFLANQYDYAQQLLDDPANITAVTEQIRHNLDGLFTGYALTNPTTETLETVLSHTLFAGDPVTSTLGWYDLFAGPLAQIAGGMFPAEMIPVLHMLSSPLSGIIMGSLGPLIAPWVGLLNSITDHDSLGDILANTFGAFLNGATLNLDSLVPLINEIGGGLLPAGSELTHVDIAFGGLFTAGDVAIDPYQVAGPGGALIDATPAVGGSILNSVGLGLVGVPVLGALNLESHAVGPLAAWQAWGQTVGALLGSGWDGKGAVPVAPPLSDSDLPLITDLDDGGVGGAAASDWFADLLTGFSF; encoded by the coding sequence GTGCAGCAAACTCTTCGCCCCTACGTCACCGCCGGTGTCGCGATCGTGGGCGCAAGCCTGGTTGCGGCCACACCGGTGGTGGCGCCGCCGCACGGAATGACCGTGGTCCCCGACATCACGCTGACGGCGTCCGACGCCTGGGCGGACGCGTTGAACCTGGCGTCGGAGAACCTCACCCAGTTGATGAACAACGTCAACCTGGCCCCCGGCGTCGCGTTCCAGCAGTTCCTCGCCAACCAATACGACTACGCCCAGCAGTTGCTGGACGACCCGGCGAACATCACCGCCGTCACCGAACAGATTCGCCACAACCTCGACGGCTTGTTCACCGGATACGCACTGACCAACCCCACCACCGAGACGCTGGAGACCGTGCTCAGCCACACCCTGTTCGCCGGTGACCCGGTGACCTCCACCCTGGGCTGGTATGACCTGTTCGCCGGCCCGCTGGCGCAGATCGCGGGTGGGATGTTCCCCGCCGAGATGATCCCGGTCCTGCACATGCTGTCCTCGCCGCTGAGCGGCATCATCATGGGCTCGCTGGGCCCGCTGATCGCGCCGTGGGTGGGGCTGCTCAACAGCATCACCGACCACGACAGCCTCGGGGACATCCTGGCCAACACCTTCGGTGCCTTCCTGAACGGCGCCACTCTCAACCTCGACAGCCTGGTCCCGCTGATCAATGAAATCGGTGGTGGATTGCTCCCGGCCGGCTCGGAGCTCACCCATGTGGACATCGCGTTCGGTGGCCTGTTCACCGCCGGTGACGTGGCCATCGACCCCTATCAGGTCGCCGGCCCCGGCGGCGCCCTGATCGACGCCACCCCGGCCGTCGGCGGCTCCATCCTCAACAGTGTCGGACTCGGCCTGGTCGGTGTTCCCGTCCTCGGTGCGCTGAACCTCGAGAGCCACGCGGTCGGTCCGCTCGCGGCGTGGCAGGCCTGGGGGCAGACCGTCGGTGCGCTGTTGGGTTCGGGCTGGGACGGCAAGGGAGCGGTGCCCGTGGCACCGCCGCTGTCCGACTCGGACCTGCCGCTGATCACCGACCTCGACGACGGTGGAGTGGGCGGTGCCGCGGCCAGCGACTGGTTCGCGGATCTCCTTACCGGATTCAGCTTCTGA
- a CDS encoding PGRS repeat-containing protein, translating to MGAAGAVGAFLAFGMAPLTVAPAHADFDFADLDFGDLFGAWGGDAGDPGIGAGDEFSWTGIMDQWFYEPLHDVTQLWITSDFGEMVNGMINDWSGMYLIGNGVDGTEDTPDGGDGGLWLGDGGAGWDSDQAGVAGGDGGAALGWLGNGGDGGDGGAGAAGGTGGASGWFMGHGGDGGAGGAATVAGGIGGAGGAGGASAAWFFGNGGAGGIGGAGADGVAGSVAADGSVIAATSGGNGGAGGVGGRSGYLFGDGGKGGAGGVGGAAGAGADGTADHVDGGNAASGGRGGVGGAGGVRASYNYASPFYGSGGTGGDGGDGGAAAAGGNGYQDSSGAYLGNGGRGGAGGGGGAAGAGGTGGSEGAGGTGGAGQDGGDGGAGITGGFGGAGGGSGASTGDNDGVAGGNGGDGGFGAVQGGTGGGGGAGGGADAGNAGNGGNGGNGGDAATDDDTVQTTGGNGGSGGSAGSSDSGTGGNGGTGGDGGVGTYRGGNGGGNAFSARGGSGAIGGVGGAGGDGGVATGWADGDGHIYSIGGNGGAGSSGGSGSADNGGAGGAGGAGADGATGAGVISVGGNGGAGGSGGNSTGGLTGGVGGAGGDGGDGTASGGNGGVGGGGGGGNLSLGGGTGIGGDGGAGGAGGDSGGVATPGDAPTDFSAPSHAGNGGAGGIGGTAGSGVAGNGGTGGVGGNALGSVDGGTGGNGGQGGSGLTAGNGGTGGDGGTAVDGDGGNAGDGGRGGIGASGAFGLSGEGNPVFGNPGTVGGDGGGGSAGGAGGTGGTGGASENGTGGNAGNGGTGGTGGAGGAGGQGGTGADGVGQAGGNGGDGGAGGTGGQAGQAGTGGAGNGLAGTDGLDGDGGRGGNGGAGGAGAAGTDGADSTDGVGGDGTAGSAGGAGGNAGNGGSSGSGTGGAGGAGGIGGSGGIGGNGGNGGTDADTGNGFDGGAGADGGAGGAGGAAGNGGASDSGSQGAGGFGGTGGAGGTGGNGGDGGAPGVGGVPGQGGAAGNGGVGGAGTAGGAGDPDGTHASDGSTGSDGTPGNPGA from the coding sequence GTGGGCGCCGCGGGTGCGGTGGGTGCGTTCCTGGCGTTCGGAATGGCCCCGTTGACCGTCGCCCCCGCGCATGCCGATTTCGACTTCGCCGATCTCGACTTCGGTGACCTGTTCGGGGCATGGGGCGGTGATGCCGGCGACCCGGGGATCGGAGCCGGTGATGAATTCTCGTGGACCGGCATCATGGACCAGTGGTTCTATGAGCCGCTGCACGACGTAACCCAGCTCTGGATCACCAGTGACTTCGGCGAGATGGTCAACGGGATGATCAACGACTGGTCGGGTATGTACCTGATCGGCAACGGCGTCGATGGCACCGAGGACACGCCCGACGGCGGAGACGGCGGACTGTGGCTCGGCGACGGCGGCGCGGGCTGGGACAGTGATCAGGCCGGTGTAGCGGGCGGAGACGGCGGTGCCGCGCTCGGCTGGCTGGGCAACGGCGGCGACGGCGGCGACGGTGGCGCCGGCGCGGCCGGCGGAACCGGTGGCGCCAGCGGCTGGTTCATGGGTCACGGCGGCGACGGCGGTGCCGGTGGAGCCGCGACAGTCGCCGGTGGTATCGGTGGTGCCGGCGGTGCCGGTGGCGCCTCGGCCGCGTGGTTCTTCGGTAACGGTGGTGCCGGCGGTATCGGTGGTGCCGGTGCTGATGGCGTGGCCGGCAGCGTGGCCGCGGACGGATCGGTCATCGCGGCCACCTCGGGCGGCAACGGTGGCGCCGGCGGCGTCGGCGGACGCAGCGGCTACCTGTTCGGTGATGGCGGCAAGGGCGGCGCGGGCGGCGTCGGCGGCGCCGCGGGGGCCGGCGCCGACGGGACCGCCGACCACGTCGACGGCGGTAACGCCGCGTCGGGTGGACGCGGTGGTGTCGGTGGTGCCGGTGGTGTCCGCGCCTCCTACAACTACGCATCCCCCTTCTACGGGTCCGGTGGGACCGGCGGTGACGGCGGCGACGGCGGTGCGGCGGCGGCCGGCGGTAACGGCTATCAAGACTCCAGCGGTGCCTACTTGGGCAATGGCGGCCGCGGCGGCGCCGGCGGCGGCGGCGGGGCCGCCGGTGCCGGCGGTACCGGCGGCAGCGAGGGTGCCGGTGGAACCGGCGGCGCCGGTCAAGACGGCGGTGATGGCGGTGCGGGAATCACCGGTGGCTTCGGCGGTGCCGGTGGCGGCAGCGGTGCCTCGACCGGTGACAACGACGGCGTGGCCGGCGGCAACGGCGGCGACGGCGGATTCGGGGCGGTCCAGGGCGGCACCGGCGGTGGCGGCGGCGCCGGCGGCGGTGCCGACGCCGGTAACGCCGGGAACGGCGGCAACGGGGGCAACGGCGGTGACGCAGCCACCGACGACGACACCGTGCAGACCACGGGCGGCAATGGCGGTTCCGGTGGTTCCGCCGGCAGCAGCGACAGCGGAACCGGTGGTAACGGCGGCACCGGTGGTGACGGCGGCGTCGGTACCTACCGGGGCGGCAACGGCGGTGGCAACGCATTCAGTGCGCGCGGCGGCAGTGGGGCCATCGGTGGGGTCGGCGGTGCCGGCGGTGACGGCGGCGTAGCGACCGGCTGGGCGGACGGTGACGGCCACATCTACAGCATCGGCGGCAACGGTGGGGCCGGCTCCAGCGGCGGCTCCGGGTCCGCAGATAACGGTGGCGCCGGTGGCGCCGGCGGGGCAGGGGCCGATGGAGCCACCGGCGCCGGGGTGATCAGCGTCGGTGGTAACGGTGGCGCCGGCGGTAGCGGCGGTAACTCAACCGGCGGCCTCACCGGTGGCGTCGGTGGCGCCGGTGGTGACGGCGGTGACGGGACCGCTTCGGGCGGCAACGGCGGTGTCGGCGGTGGCGGCGGCGGGGGCAACCTCTCGCTCGGTGGTGGCACCGGTATCGGTGGCGACGGCGGCGCCGGTGGGGCCGGTGGCGACAGCGGCGGGGTTGCCACACCCGGTGACGCCCCGACCGACTTCTCCGCTCCCAGTCATGCCGGTAACGGCGGGGCCGGCGGTATCGGTGGCACCGCCGGCAGCGGTGTGGCCGGCAACGGTGGCACCGGCGGGGTGGGCGGCAACGCGCTGGGCAGTGTCGACGGCGGAACGGGTGGTAACGGCGGACAAGGCGGGAGCGGTCTCACGGCCGGCAACGGCGGCACCGGCGGTGACGGCGGCACGGCCGTCGACGGTGACGGCGGTAACGCCGGTGACGGCGGTCGCGGCGGCATCGGGGCCAGCGGCGCCTTTGGCCTCAGCGGCGAGGGCAACCCGGTCTTCGGTAACCCGGGCACGGTCGGCGGCGACGGCGGTGGCGGTTCCGCCGGCGGGGCGGGAGGTACCGGCGGGACCGGCGGCGCCTCGGAGAACGGCACCGGCGGCAACGCCGGCAACGGCGGCACCGGCGGCACGGGCGGTGCCGGCGGGGCCGGCGGCCAAGGGGGCACCGGTGCGGACGGCGTCGGCCAGGCCGGCGGCAACGGCGGTGACGGTGGCGCCGGCGGTACCGGCGGGCAAGCCGGACAGGCCGGCACCGGTGGAGCCGGCAACGGACTGGCGGGAACCGACGGCCTTGACGGCGATGGCGGCCGCGGCGGGAACGGCGGTGCTGGTGGGGCCGGTGCCGCAGGAACCGACGGCGCGGACTCCACCGATGGTGTCGGCGGTGACGGCACCGCCGGCAGTGCCGGTGGGGCCGGCGGTAACGCCGGTAACGGCGGCAGCTCGGGCTCCGGCACCGGCGGCGCCGGCGGCGCCGGCGGCATCGGGGGTAGCGGTGGAATCGGCGGCAACGGCGGCAACGGCGGCACCGACGCCGACACCGGTAACGGCTTCGACGGCGGCGCCGGCGCAGACGGTGGTGCCGGCGGCGCGGGCGGCGCGGCTGGTAACGGCGGCGCCAGCGACAGCGGCAGCCAGGGCGCCGGCGGCTTTGGCGGCACCGGCGGCGCGGGCGGCACCGGTGGTAACGGTGGCGACGGCGGCGCACCCGGCGTGGGTGGCGTACCGGGACAGGGCGGTGCTGCCGGCAACGGCGGAGTCGGCGGGGCCGGTACTGCGGGTGGCGCCGGTGACCCCGACGGCACTCACGCCAGTGATGGCAGTACTGGCAGTGATGGCACTCCCGGTAACCCCGGCGCGTAG